From the Labrus mixtus chromosome 10, fLabMix1.1, whole genome shotgun sequence genome, the window atcaCCAGGGCATGGTGATATTTTTAGCCGGGGTTGGAGATGAATGAGGTTATGATTCTGGCCACGGTGGTCGATGTAGTGAGCGAGGGGCTGACTGAGCCCCTCCCCCGACTGTAGGTGATGGCTGAAGCCGGCAGTCTGGCAGTGGAGCACTCTGATCAGTATTAATGCAGGACCGCCTCTCAGCCTCACAGCCGATCTCTCTGCGGTCCCCACTCACCGGAAGGCAGCTCGGCAGCTGCGGACAGCCTGCGCACAGCGTCTCTCTTGTTTGCTTTCAGGATCTATTGGCCTGAGAGTCGCTCGGTTTTAAGGGAAGAGGAGAAACACCGGCAGGTGTTGACTAGCGGGGAGAAATCGCGGTGCAGactgatgacgatgatgatggtgaggatgaTGCATCTCTTCCCGTGCCTTTATGAATTACATCGCGTAGTGTGAAGAGGCGTAGGGgcatcttttcttcatttcttgcCTAACTGTAATGGTGGATTGCTCGGTGGCTTTGAGGCTACGTGTCTTGACGGGGGAGCTGAATAGGAGCCGTCAGTGAGAGCGCAGCTCAGCATCGGCCCGCAGCGCTGCGCCATGGCCTTGGATGTCCAGACTTGCGTGGTGTTTTCGGTGATCGCGGTTCTGGTGCTTGTGAACGTGCTGTTGATGTTCATCCTCGGTACTCGTTAATGGATCTGCGCTTGGGGCCCGGTTCGCAGCGCACCACGCTTCCTCactggagaggagagaaagacagtgCGCGTTGGTCGAGAGCGGGGACACCCGGCGCTCCATCACGGCTACGCGTTACAATGAATGACGTTGGTACAACATAATGTATTTCTGTTACCCCCTCCCCAATCCTTCGTTATGTCTTGTGTCCTCTCACCGTTTGTGGTAGCTAGTGTTgtctggtggtggtggtgatagttGTGCGGATACAGATCTGTGATGCTCTTACCTTTTCTGTGGTGACTGGAAAATCATATCAGCGCATATAAACatgtgtccccccccctcccccacacctCCCCCTACGTCGATCTTCGTCTCTCCTCCATGTTGTACATTGTTGATTATGCGCATGGATTTAAGCCTGTGATTATGAGATTTTTAGATGAAACCCACAATAACTGATGGTCTTTTTAACAGCGTCTAACTGCTGCGTCAGGACTTGTTTTCCTAATGTGATTCACTGGAGCCACATCCACAATATGGCAGCTAATAGCTGAGCAGTGGCCTCTCCTCAGAAGGAAAAATGATATTTGTGTAGCAAATAGCTATGCTAGTGAGAGGTTTGTGATGCTGATCTCAGACTCTGGAGGACCGTTTGTAATCTCAGCTGAACAGTAACCAATAGCAAGCAGGGCTAGGCCTAATAAAGGAGGGCCTCCGTCACTCCAGGTTTCCCCCATTTTAGATGCAGCTAAACTCAGCTCCCATTTCACAGCCCACTATATTCACTTTTCTGCCATTTGCGACATCTCAATGTGGTGACTATATCTGAAGCTGAAATGTTATCACACCTGGCAACTAAATAGttactaataaaaaaataaacgagTAAATGTGCATACATCTGACAGCTGAAATGTCTCCCAAGTGAAAAGAGATGTCAAGTGCAGATAAAAAATTCCATATCCCCTTTCTCCTATGCTTTAGTATAATCGAATAAAGGCTTGGAGGCAGGTGTCATGAATGTTGAATGAGTGTCAGAAATAGATATGCTAAAAGCCTGTCCCAGAGCCGGCCATGGCAGTCCTATTAATAGGGACGGTAGGATGAGCAGGTTTTTGAagatatactgtgtgtgtgctctctcacactctgGGCTAAGTGCTGTGTGAGTCTCGTTAAGTGGTAGATGCTTTTCTGTATGTAGGTAATGTTTTATGAACACAGGCACATCTATCACATGCAGTGGCATGTGGTCTGGTGTTTTCATCACTGAGCCTAAACATCCTATAGCAGGGACCCCCACAGGACTATGAACAGAGCTTCTTAGTATTGTACACTGCGGTGGTTGGGGCTCAGTCGGCTAGCAGCTACAGATGTGTGCTCACATGTGAGCCTGTTATGttgcctgtgtgtgagagatagTCTGAGTGGCTGTTATCTGTAGATCCACTTTGATTCTGTGGCGTGCACACGTCCCCGAGTGTTCACACATTTTGTAATCCCCCCCAGGGCCAGGTGCCTTCTAATAGAGTTCTGTTAAATGCTGTGCAGCCAGAAGTGTCAATGTGcggctggtgtgtgtgtgtgtgtgtgtgtgtgagcgagaacAACAGTGTGCaagaggatgtgtgtgtatttctcaCTGGTTTTTAGGCAGAGCATCTTTGATTGGCTCCCAGACTCGGGGTATAAGTGTGTTACATAACAGGGTTGGCAGACACAGGGAGGACGGACCGCGAGACTCGCTCGGTGCGTCAGAAAAAGAGAAGCCTCTTTCTGGAATACAGCACCTTGTTACTCGATATCGCAGGCTCAGCTCATGCAGAGGACTATCACCTCGGCCACTTCTGACAGAGATTAATCTATCATGATTGCATGAACCGGACTTCTCCATGCATACACTCTCTGAACAGTTACATGCCACAAACATGGTAAGGCTAAAAggcttgtctgtctgtgtgtatgtgcgtgtgtgtgtgtgtgtgtgtgtgtgtgtgtgtgtgtgtgtgtgtgtgtgtgtgtgtgtgtgtgtgtgtgtgtgtgcttgctcAGGAATGCTGTAGGTGCTTTGGTGCAGATGTGCTTTAGCTAGAGATAGAGGAGGATGTTGGAATGCAGTGGAGCTGCCAGTGCAGTGAATGCTGATGTGTTGTGCTGCAAAGATGATAAAAGGGAGTGAATCGGCTCTCTgtcattttatatttcttagCCATGTCTGTGATTGAATGTGAAACCCAGGGCACTGTCTATATGTCCACATGCAGGGAAAGATTTCTCTGCATTCATTTGCATTGACCCAAATACAGGTTTTGCGGTTAGAGACGACCACTTCGCCCTGGGATCTTTGATGTTGTAACTGCAGTGTAACCAAAATGATGACACAGGGTTGATACAGCCGGTTGGCACTCAGGTGATGATGAGTATTTTGGTGAGACTTGcctgtgtttactttgtttgcCTTTTGATCAAGCTAGGTGCGAGGGTAAGCCAAGGCAGGGCTTGGGAAGATTGattatgtaatgtttttaatttattcagcATGTAGAAGGGGGTAAAAAGGAATGCACTCTATAGGAGAGGGCAGTGCCGATCTCatcagagagatggagggatgaggaggaaggaggaaagtgAGCAGGGTGGAACATTGGCTGTGAATGGAtctctttcctgtctctctcccttgctctttctgtctgttgCCTATATTACAGCAGATTGATGGGGACTGGAGAGATTGTGCTTGGAGTGAATGGTGCTGAAAATGGAGTGGATgctggagggtgtgtgtgtgagttaaagggtggggtggggggggggggggtggctggATTAGGGAGAGCAGACATTACTGTGAAGAAGCGAGAAGCAAGACTGACCTCAGTGGAGAGGCTCATCTGTTCTGAGGGTGCTGTGGCAGGCCGAGGTCCGGATGTCAAATAGTAACGCTCATGGAGAACTGATGTGGCTATTCCACTGATTTTCTTTTGGCTGCAAGTTTGTGTTATAAATTAATCTTATTCTTCTTCCTGAATGAACAAAtgattttcacatctttttcagTAGTATTCATTGTTGCTGTTTCCATGGCAGCGTGACACATGTTCCTGCATTaatcctcccctcttcctgtaGTGGAGAGCTTTGAGATACATGCTCGAGCTCTTGTTAAGCCAGCTCCCAGCCCCCATGTGAAAACTGATTGAAGAAACCTACTCAGCGATGTCTTTGATCGTAAACCTGCATGCTGAGGGCCTGCATCATGCACCTCTGCATTTCTCACTGTCATGGAAATAATGTTAGTGCATTCTCTAATGTGATTGGTTCCTCTTTTTCTCAGATCTAATAACAGAGGGCTTTTGCTGCTTCTTCAGCGGTCACTCTCTGTGCGTGTCtgctcacacatgcacctaAATTTGGAAATATTCCAGTGCCTCCTGAAGTGTCCTTGCCTCATCCCATCATCTTGTCAATACCAGTGAAGCATCCTCATCTGTCGCCATGACgacggctgtttttttttcctttccaggcaagggcgcccccccccccgtgctCACTCCTCTGCCCAGATTGGCTTATATCCCCCGTAGCTGTCTCAGTGAGCCATCGGGGAGGTAGGCTTGTCTACAGGTTGAAGGGGCAACATAGCTGCTGAGTCTGAGAGCTTACATCCTCATGGGGGTTCGGTTGAatgcaaacaacacaaacacacacacacacacacacacacacacacacacagctgctgtttcTTCAAACACACTGCATCAGCATTAGGTGGGACCACATTTTTGCACCAGAGTGATGAGGTGCATTTTAAATGGTTGAAgggatttgatttttaaaaggcAATGCAGTCTTAAGAGACTATGTCCAACAACTAGAACTAGCTTACTTTAGAAAACAACAGTAGCTCAGTGTTATTGAGCAAAAGTCTTAATGAAAGACAAGAACTAATTTAATGTCCATCCATGTGACGTCCCAGTCTCCGGGCCTTTGATAACTCCTTACCTTGAGCCTAAGCAGCTCCTGTCAGGCTCGGTTAGTGCTGGCTGCTCTGCCCGCAGCCCCGGGGACTGAATGCATGGTTAGCTCCTGACTGGGGACTGCTGATGAGCATTACCTTGGAGGGAGAGCAATCGTAACAAACATTTGGAGCTGTGCCATCCATAGATGCATACAGGGGGTTTAATGTGTCAGGAGTTAAAAGTGTGGCTGCAGGTGTGAGTGCTTCTTTGTGCGTTTATGCACGTCTCAGCACAACAAAGCTAACTCCCCCATGTGATGGATGGCGTAGCTTTTTTTTGGTAGATGGATGATGTCAGACCCAGGTCCCTCGCAGGAACATTGTCCGCTGTCTCTTGTCCTTTAATGAGAACAACCTTTAGCCTCTCCAGATCCTTTAAAGAATACTGATTATCCGACAGGCCTCCATGCCCCTTCAGGTGATGCCTAACGCAAGCACTTTAAGTATACCTTTCTTTATGTAAATGCATACAATGGAATATATCTATTTTTAGCGTAGCATAATGTCGACATAATTTATTCATGATGCTCAAATCAATCGAGAATGTTTGATGAGTCATGCTTCCTTGCTCTGTCAAAGACTGTGCTGCAGATTAAATAACAAGCTCTGGTGACAGCTCGAAGGAAAGGAGATTATCCCTTCACATTTGTTTGCTCCTCAGCATTTATATTACATTAACACATGTAATTATTCTAATGTCATAATGGGCCAATTATGGTCCCTGTGTGCACACTGGTGCTGTGTGTATGaatgctgtgttgtttttccgCTAATagctctgccttttttgtgttgttcaatTTTTGTTGTGCGGTGCTGTGTTCTGTGTCAGCTattgtgttgctctgtttgcaCTCCCTAAGCTGCTGGTAGGCCCTGGCTTTGAGGGTGTGTATTTGCATCTATTAGTAATCTGAGTGGGTTTAGCAACACGGATTCATACAAATTAAGGCCTAAACAAGGATGAGAACTGAATTTGCAATGCCTTTCAAAGGTTATTTGAATGCTGTCTTACGTCAGGTGGATCCACAGTTGTTGGTCAGtgattgctgtttttgttgtgtctccACATCAGAAGCTGCATTAACCGAGAACAAATAGTAAGATTTaccttgtctttctctctcgttTCCCCAGTTGATAAGTGGAGGTTCAATCGTCAACGCTGAGGCGGTATGGGACCATGTGACCATGGCCGACCGGGAGTTGGCGTTTAAGGCCGGCGACGTCATCAAGGTGCTGGACGCCTCCAACAAAGACTGGTGGTGGGGCCAGATTGATGAGGAAGAAGGATGGTTCCCTGCCAGCTTTGTACGGGTGAGTTAGCTGCTGCCATGGCTGGCCAGCGACCatagacacaacacaacacccACGCACACAGAAATGGAGGCACATGAACATATGCACACAAGCTGCCGAATACACACAGGAAAGTGCACAAGAAATTCTGTCACATACGCAAAAAGCacacgcacaaaaacacactctttaATATGCCTGCTCCGCTCACAGATACTCTGTTGAATAAGGCTGTGTTTTAATAATACATAACATTGAGGAGATGAGAGAACAGCTAGCTAAGTGCCTTTATCGGGTGTTCAGGGACAATGAGACAGAGATGCTGATGAGcccctttttttcagtttggcaAAACTGTTAGCCTTGAAAATCAGCGTCCCTTCTTCACCTTGTGATTATATAATCTCATCAATATCTGAGCTCAACGAAGCCTACCACACAAGTCTGATTCTTTTAATTAACAAGAAGGCTGAACAAGTGAGCGAGAGTGGTTGTCGTAGGTAGATGCTTCACACAGCCAAGCACCCCCCACAGACACTCCTCATGGCCATTTCCACCTGTCCACCCTTCCATATTCACTTCTTGAGAGGGCAGGGCAGACAGGCTGACTGACTGTCGACCAAAAAGTATCTTTCTGttctgtcattctctctctccaagGTGGAACCCCACCCTCCTCAGCCCCAAACAAAACAGGTTTTCTATATCAACCCCATAGCAACTCCACGGTTCCAAAACACCACGTCAAAGGTGCGTTTTCCCCGCTTCATCCAACCCATCCAGCCTGCCCGCCCACCCGCCCGCTCCAGTCTGTCCACACAACGTGCCCTCGACATTACCAGACATTTAACGTCACCATGACGGCATCACACCATCTTCAGCGGGGTCGATAGAGAGGAAGAACTGATGagtcaaaagtaaaataatgttaaaagtCTCCTTAAGGCCACCACTCAAATTCtatcaaatatatttacatagAAGTAGATGGAATTTTGGAACCATTATCCCTGTTACCATTTATCATTATCTCGATCATAACCTTGTGAGAGAATATGTTTTCAGTACTCGATTTACTATTGACTCTGACTATTTCTCAGTCTTAATGCTGCGCTAGTAGCTCTCGTCTGCAGTCAGTGCTCTACCACCCGTCACTCTGCTTGTCTGTGGCGCTACATTCCTCATCCTGTGTTTGGCATTCTACCCGTCGGTTCTTTGATGTTCTCTTGGCAAACTGTGTGTCATCAGGTGTTGGGCTGCTGGACATCTGAAACCACGCTCACCTGGCCCGTTCTATATGAACAAGAGTAGAATACACAATGTCCTGTGTGTggatctttgtgtgtttgtttgtgtgtgtgtgtgtgtgtgtgtgtgtgtgtgtgtgtgtgtgtgtgtgtgtgtgtgtgtgtgtgtgtgtgtgtgtgtgtgtgtgtgtgtgtgttagtgagagCAGAGAAAcgtgttgttttgtgtgcaaatgtttatgcatgcatgtgtgcagggAGGGGGCTGGACTTTTTTGAGTCAGACAGTGTGGAAGTTGGGTGATGACTATCCTCTGAGTACTAGAAGGTTTTCTTTAAACTCAGAGTTTAACGGTGTGCACCTGCACCTTCTGGACCAACAGTCTTACTCACTGTCCCCACTAAATGAagctctgtgtatctgtgtgtgaggtgtgtttttatgtatgtgGTGTAGTTGTGCGTGCAGTGTGCTCATAAGGAGTGAGCGGTGCCACTGTTGTTGTTAACATAGTGTGATATGGAAACCTAAATGTATGTTTACCAACACTCTTTCTGTCATCAGATTTATGCACTTCAAACATGACTGAGCACATGTCTTATTCaagtgcacatgtgtgtgtcgctctgtctgtgtgtgtgtatgtgtttgtactCAGCTGTGGGTAAACCAGGAGGACGGGGGAGCGGAGCCATCAGAGGGGACCAGCGAGGTGCAGAACGGGCACCTGGACCCGACCAATGACTGCCTGTGTCTGGGCTCGCCCCTTCAGAACCGAGACCAGATGAGAGCTAACGTCATCAATGAGATCATGAGCACAGAGAGACACTACATCAAACACCTCAAGGACATCTGTGAGGTACGTAACACGTGCGCACATCcatcaacacatacacacatacgtACACACTGCACGttaatacaagaaaaaaagagaaatgctgATGAAATGATTCAACTGAAATGTGTccatcagaagaagaagcagcccTTTTGATGCTACACAATTCTTTACACTCCCACATTCACACGTTTAAACATGGCATATTTTTACTCCTGATCTCAACACAGTCCAAAAATAATTATCTCTTTTCTGAgatatgaaaacacaatttgtcaTCTGCACACAGTAGTGGCAGCTGTCACACTCGGACTGATTTGGTCCAGattcaatttttatttattttttatatattatgaATCATGCAGAAGTGGAAAACAAGAATTCCcacctaataaaaaataaacagaagccTTGTAAACGGCTGTATTCTGAGGACTGTCAGGCTTGAATAAAGACTTAAAACATGGCACTCCAAATGTGGAACCTGATTCACAAAGCTGGACACATATTTAGAAACCAAACATGAATCTGATTTTATGGCTTTCACATTAGTTAATGCTCTTTCGCCTATTagtaacaaacacaaatgcatgcaCTGTACAGATATAGTATCCTACATGGGTCAGTTTGATCTTTCTAAGGGGACCATAACGGATCCTCTGACTCTGTTTTAATCTCCAGTCATGCTGCATGGTTCCTGTATTTATAGTATAAAACATGACATAGCAGTATTCAGTTTGATCTACTGCTATCAAGAAGGACAGGACATTATGTTAAGAAATACATctcattatatttaaatgtttgcattctGTGAAGCACTGTGTCACCTTGTTTAGATAAGTGCgatataaataaagatgttaTTAGTATGATGATTTTATCGGTTGGAAAATCAATACAGTGCTTATTTCTGTATGggaggcagtagctcagtctgtagggactttgggttgggaaccagagggtcgctggtttaagtcccggtgcggaccaaaatatggaagttgttctggtagctggaggggtgccagggcacttcctgagtactgtcgagctgcccttgagcaaggcaccaaacccccaaccaCTCTCacgtgtagcagccccactctgacatctctccactaatgtccacaggtcctgtttgtgcatgtgtgtgtttcgggcctatgtgtgtgagaagcatgtctctcaataacagagtgtaaacctggATTTCCATCAggggttaataaagtattttaaataaaaaaatgaaaaaacgtCATAGATGTCATAAGATTAACCATCAGAATATCTCTGCATTAAGACTTTTGGGAAGTGGGCTATTCTCAGGTTAAATTCTTGCTTATCTCATcatctctctttcatcctcaACACACCCTTTGCCAGTGAAgcattgtgtttaaaaatagttGGAATAAAGCGTGAATTTCACCTTCACACCTCCATACTACCCAGCTATTGAAGTACTTCTCAACAtgccaaatactttttttttttatctctgatcACTCGATAGCAGAAATATGCAAAGATGTCTTAAGCATCACTTCAAACTTGTCTGATCTAGTTTCAAACTGCGTGTAGTAAGCAGTGAAAAGGAAAGAGTTTAATGACTTAGGACAGCTAATTAGAGGAAACATTGCAGTGCAATCCCTCCGCCTATGAAGTCAAAATGCCTCTAAGCCAATGTTTTCTTGTTGTAGTTGAATACTTGATGACTTCGGAGGCTGTGTTAGTCTCTAAGGATGCTACCATTGAAGAGGCTTCATTCcttatataatgtaaaaaaaaaacacagtgcatAAAAAGTTTCAACTAAAGCAGTCGCTCATTTTAGGAAGATATTTCACACTTTTCCCAAATCAAGGATACTCTcatttaaaactacattttatcCATTTTATTGGTTTGCATTGAAGTTGAGCTGAaggaacaacaaataaaaaggcTACGCTTGTTGtgacattcacaaaaaacaacaaagtttaCTAAGTAGTGGAGTGTGAAATAGCCAAAATCGACTTATCACAGAAAATCTTTCCTTGACATGTCAAAGCTTCAGAGCAGTTAATTAAACACAAGAATCGGACTGACAAATCGGGGCCATGTGTAAATGGATGAAAAAGGAAATAGTTTTTGAACTTAGACAATAGTCAAAGCCTCACAGTAGTTGTAACCCATTTTATCGTAGGGCTACCTGCGCCAGTGCAGGAAGCGTGTGGACATGTTCAATGACGACCAGCTGAAGGTCATCTTTGGGAACATCGAGGACATCTATCGCTTCCAGATGGGATTTGTTCGAGACCTGGAGAAGCAGTACAACACAGAGGATCCACACCTTTCTGAGATTGGACCATGCTTTTTAGAACATgtgagtcctttttttttttcttttctttctttacactTAAACAAACTTCTCTGTACCTCCTGGCACTCCTCTGCCCAGCACTTAAAAAAGCATTCATTTTATAATGTCCTCTAATCATGCACCCTTTCACTCCTGTGCTCTGCAGCAAGATGGTTTTTGGATCTATTCTGAATACTGTAACAACCACTTGGATGCCTGTATGGAGCTGAGCAAACTGATGAGGGATGGCAGGTACCAGCACTTCTTCGAGGCCTGTCGTCTCCTCCAGCAAATGATTGACATCGCCATCGATGGCTTCTTGCTCACCCCTGTCCAGAAAATCTGCAAATATCCACTCCAGCTGGCCGAGCTTCTCAAATACACTGCACAGGAGCACAGGTACTGTACACTGTCTGC encodes:
- the LOC132982434 gene encoding rho guanine nucleotide exchange factor 9 isoform X4, translated to MTLLISGGSIVNAEAVWDHVTMADRELAFKAGDVIKVLDASNKDWWWGQIDEEEGWFPASFVRLWVNQEDGGAEPSEGTSEVQNGHLDPTNDCLCLGSPLQNRDQMRANVINEIMSTERHYIKHLKDICEGYLRQCRKRVDMFNDDQLKVIFGNIEDIYRFQMGFVRDLEKQYNTEDPHLSEIGPCFLEHQDGFWIYSEYCNNHLDACMELSKLMRDGRYQHFFEACRLLQQMIDIAIDGFLLTPVQKICKYPLQLAELLKYTAQEHSDYRYVAAALAVMRNVTQQINERKRRLENIDKIAQWQASVLDWEGDDILDRSSELIYTGELSWIYQPYGRSQQRVFFLFDHQLVLCKKDLIRRDILYYKGRIDMDRYEVRDALDGRDDDFNVSVKNAFKLCNKDSEEIHIFLAKKPEEKIRWLRAFHEERKMVQEDEKIGFEISEYQKRQAAMTVRKVTKQKGVNRCTPPSYPPPQDPLSAGHYEVTEDMAQGEVFEFSQSKRGQAPFWQNFSRLAPFKK